Proteins found in one Fundidesulfovibrio terrae genomic segment:
- a CDS encoding O-antigen ligase family protein, with protein MPQIAPAAPASITSRRSRTRRLKSNAPEALLNYCVLLGPGLLLVINVARIQELHPILAGLHLGAITGLISLLAIFAAKPDKTLKPIMAFTQTKIYIMLIAIALLSIPGAVWPGASFRSFMTGVPIKCLLFYAMLRVVQKEEDFILLNRVLVYSVSLVAVLSFFTTGKRFNVGSTYDANDLGLIFCSVFPLSYYLSRISTGISKISSTICTVLIVIGIVSTVSRGAFISICIVAPYTLLRDKTLGKVKALAMIGVIVVLFFAFVSESQMERFSTILEPTEDYNYTSGGGRIEIWKRGMNIYLENPILGIGFDGFVNADGTQHQYGAWKTAHNFLIQIAAELGTGGLVLFLALIYTSYKELYSFMRKDSFLQEKVKTFSIGLEASFHAYVITAMFLSQAYSSVFLYLVVCTMILSRINIMNRKASGTRREK; from the coding sequence ATGCCACAGATCGCACCGGCCGCCCCGGCCTCCATCACATCGCGACGCTCTCGCACCCGCCGCCTCAAGAGCAATGCCCCCGAGGCACTGCTGAACTATTGCGTGCTCCTGGGGCCCGGGCTGCTTCTCGTCATCAATGTCGCCAGGATCCAGGAGCTCCACCCGATCCTGGCGGGGCTGCACCTCGGGGCCATCACCGGCCTTATCTCGCTCTTGGCCATCTTCGCAGCCAAACCCGACAAGACCCTCAAGCCGATCATGGCCTTCACCCAGACCAAGATCTACATCATGCTCATCGCCATCGCGCTTCTTTCCATTCCCGGCGCGGTATGGCCCGGAGCCAGCTTCAGGTCCTTCATGACGGGGGTCCCGATAAAATGCCTGCTCTTCTACGCCATGCTGCGAGTCGTTCAGAAAGAGGAGGACTTCATCCTCCTGAACCGCGTTCTCGTCTATTCCGTTTCACTGGTTGCGGTGCTTTCATTCTTCACCACGGGGAAACGATTCAACGTTGGCAGCACATACGACGCGAACGACCTTGGCCTTATCTTCTGTTCCGTCTTTCCCTTGTCGTATTATCTCTCCCGAATATCGACAGGCATTTCTAAAATTTCCTCGACGATCTGCACGGTTCTAATTGTTATCGGCATCGTATCAACAGTTTCGCGCGGAGCGTTCATAAGCATCTGCATTGTTGCGCCATACACACTGCTCAGGGACAAGACCCTTGGAAAAGTAAAAGCCCTGGCCATGATCGGAGTCATCGTCGTATTATTCTTCGCTTTCGTCTCCGAAAGCCAGATGGAACGGTTCTCGACCATCCTCGAGCCGACTGAGGACTACAACTACACCAGCGGAGGCGGGCGCATCGAGATATGGAAGCGCGGGATGAATATATACCTCGAGAATCCGATACTTGGAATCGGCTTTGATGGATTCGTCAACGCCGACGGAACGCAACACCAATACGGGGCCTGGAAGACAGCCCACAACTTCCTCATCCAAATCGCGGCCGAGCTCGGAACCGGAGGACTCGTGCTGTTTCTTGCACTCATTTACACAAGCTACAAAGAACTTTATTCCTTCATGAGGAAGGACAGCTTCCTACAAGAAAAAGTAAAAACCTTCAGCATCGGCCTTGAGGCCTCGTTCCACGCATACGTCATAACGGCGATGTTTCTTTCTCAGGCATACTCGTCTGTCTTCCTATACCTCGTCGTATGCACCATGATTCTCTCCAGGATCAACATCATGAACAGAAAGGCCAGTGGTACACGTCGTGAGAAATAG
- a CDS encoding GNAT family N-acetyltransferase produces the protein MVHVVRNRLLSLKSLPETLEAHYGSGPIKYCKFIYYSILSINKFVIMFASKNDFNEKQAEEYRHPCIEIQQKTLSEFRDGKHLPREYYFDKQDGSMRCFAVTMDGTPCHIHWVHGKGVAGRFLILGDGEAEISHIVTLPEYRGQGLCSQSIRQTLAQLFREGCERVYSVVHSENAASLKALSNAGMTRLRVVHTLGPFNRRVRPGADREGVGR, from the coding sequence GTGGTACACGTCGTGAGAAATAGACTGCTCAGCCTCAAATCTTTGCCCGAGACGCTTGAGGCCCACTACGGAAGTGGACCAATCAAGTATTGCAAGTTCATATACTACAGCATTCTTAGCATAAACAAGTTTGTCATAATGTTTGCATCAAAGAACGATTTCAATGAAAAACAAGCAGAGGAATATCGGCATCCGTGCATCGAAATACAGCAGAAAACACTTTCTGAATTCAGAGACGGAAAGCATCTCCCTCGTGAATACTACTTCGACAAGCAGGACGGGTCGATGCGTTGCTTCGCCGTAACGATGGACGGCACGCCGTGCCACATACACTGGGTCCACGGCAAAGGCGTGGCCGGAAGGTTTCTTATTCTCGGCGATGGTGAAGCGGAAATCAGCCATATCGTCACCCTGCCGGAATACCGTGGGCAGGGGCTGTGCAGCCAGTCCATCAGGCAGACGCTCGCGCAGCTTTTCCGCGAGGGATGCGAGCGCGTGTACAGCGTGGTGCATTCCGAAAACGCCGCATCCCTCAAGGCGTTGTCCAATGCGGGCATGACAAGGCTGAGGGTCGTCCACACGCTCGGACCTTTCAACAGGAGAGTCCGCCCGGGGGCGGACAGGGAAGGGGTGGGCCGATGA
- a CDS encoding glycosyltransferase family 4 protein — MKILVVSARLPFPADDGWKMRTSALIRSLAAHGHEVDLLTYLNGEDVETSMNGQRECLREIVTVERAKSYAPTDLLRGLVMREPFSVHNCHQEDFGLAMRELTQIRRYDAVQVEDVSMAQYAVNASIPLKILDMHNVESSLMRRFAQQEESPAKALYARLTARKLKRYERDVSRSFDLVTVCSGEDKALLESMGVRTKVEVIPNGVWCDAYQPSPAGRDAQEAVFIGRMDYHANISGARFLVREVLPRLLEVLPGLHLSLVGKNPVPAVRALEGPNVSVFADVPDVAPFLARASLAVVPLLVGGGTRLKILEAMACNKAVVSTRVGAEGIAAAEGTQIVLADSAEDFAQAMVRLLSDGDARRRIGDAARRFVAENYDWGIIGSALNRCIGDAQREKIREERA, encoded by the coding sequence ATGAAGATTCTTGTCGTGAGCGCCAGGCTTCCCTTCCCGGCCGACGATGGCTGGAAGATGCGCACCTCCGCCCTGATCCGTTCGCTAGCCGCGCACGGCCATGAGGTGGACCTGCTCACTTACCTGAACGGCGAGGACGTCGAGACGTCCATGAACGGGCAGAGGGAATGCCTGCGCGAAATCGTGACCGTGGAGCGCGCCAAGTCATACGCCCCGACCGACCTGCTCCGGGGCTTGGTCATGCGCGAACCGTTTTCGGTGCACAACTGCCACCAGGAAGACTTCGGACTGGCCATGCGCGAGCTCACCCAGATCCGCCGCTACGACGCCGTGCAGGTGGAGGACGTGTCCATGGCCCAGTACGCCGTGAACGCGTCCATCCCGCTCAAGATCCTGGACATGCACAACGTGGAGTCGAGCCTCATGCGCCGCTTCGCGCAACAGGAAGAGTCCCCGGCCAAGGCCCTCTACGCCCGGCTCACCGCCCGGAAGCTCAAGCGGTACGAGCGCGACGTCTCCAGGAGTTTCGACCTGGTGACGGTGTGTTCCGGCGAGGACAAGGCGCTGCTCGAATCCATGGGCGTGCGCACCAAGGTGGAGGTCATCCCCAACGGAGTGTGGTGCGACGCCTACCAGCCCAGCCCGGCCGGCAGGGACGCGCAGGAGGCCGTCTTCATCGGGCGCATGGACTACCACGCCAACATCTCCGGGGCGCGGTTCCTGGTGCGGGAGGTCCTGCCGCGCCTGCTCGAAGTCCTCCCCGGGCTGCACCTGAGCCTGGTGGGCAAGAACCCCGTCCCGGCCGTGCGCGCCCTGGAAGGCCCGAACGTGTCCGTGTTCGCGGACGTGCCGGACGTGGCCCCCTTCCTCGCGCGGGCAAGCCTGGCGGTGGTGCCGCTCCTGGTGGGCGGCGGAACCCGCCTGAAGATTCTGGAGGCCATGGCTTGCAACAAGGCCGTTGTGTCCACCCGGGTCGGGGCGGAAGGGATCGCGGCGGCCGAGGGAACGCAGATCGTCCTGGCCGATTCGGCAGAGGATTTCGCCCAAGCGATGGTCCGGCTCCTCTCCGACGGCGACGCCAGACGCCGCATCGGAGACGCTGCCAGACGGTTCGTGGCCGAAAACTACGACTGGGGCATCATCGGCTCAGCCCTGAATCGCTGCATTGGCGACGCCCAACGGGAAAAGATCCGGGAGGAGCGGGCATGA
- a CDS encoding glycosyltransferase family 4 protein produces the protein MKTVLAAIAADRATGPVKQLVQLASKLRERGSHRIVFACTWPKGLPEPPLFQDLRGQGHEVHVLAQRAAVDPLLLCQASRLIRETGAHVLQTHGYKPNVMGLILSKATGSPWVSFIHGNTNENAKIRFYFRLERLFARHADRIVAVSGVMRGKLVEAGFPGDRTVAVPNAVASAAPVSGPAEASTVNREDFGLSARDTVLGVVGRFSPEKGHGVFLEAMNLLKGRDGLKAILVGDGQEEAALKRFCETNGLSGRVVFAGYQPEIAPFYRLMDVLVIPSFSEGMPNVALEAMACGLPVVASAVGGVPETVPDRVTGRLVPPGDPRALAEAIIETVDDPETARAWGEAGLARVRELFSPDARAARMESIYSEAARRHGGTA, from the coding sequence ATGAAGACGGTCTTGGCCGCCATCGCCGCCGACCGGGCCACCGGTCCTGTGAAGCAGCTCGTCCAACTGGCGTCGAAGCTCAGAGAGCGCGGCTCGCACAGGATCGTCTTCGCCTGCACATGGCCCAAGGGGCTCCCCGAGCCCCCGCTCTTCCAGGACCTGCGAGGCCAGGGGCACGAGGTGCACGTCCTGGCCCAGCGTGCGGCCGTGGACCCGCTGCTCTTGTGCCAGGCGTCCAGGCTGATCCGGGAGACCGGCGCGCACGTGCTGCAGACTCACGGCTACAAGCCCAACGTCATGGGCCTCATCCTCTCCAAGGCCACGGGCAGCCCATGGGTGTCCTTTATCCACGGCAACACGAACGAAAACGCCAAGATCCGCTTCTATTTCAGGCTGGAGCGCCTCTTCGCCCGCCACGCGGACAGGATCGTTGCCGTCAGCGGCGTCATGCGCGGCAAGCTGGTGGAAGCGGGATTCCCCGGTGACCGCACTGTGGCCGTGCCCAACGCCGTGGCCTCCGCCGCTCCCGTTTCAGGGCCTGCCGAGGCCTCCACCGTGAACCGGGAGGATTTCGGGCTCTCGGCGCGCGACACCGTGCTCGGCGTGGTGGGCAGGTTCAGCCCGGAAAAGGGGCACGGCGTGTTTCTCGAGGCCATGAATCTTCTGAAGGGGCGCGACGGCCTCAAGGCCATCCTGGTTGGCGACGGCCAGGAAGAGGCGGCGCTCAAGCGTTTCTGCGAGACCAACGGCCTGTCCGGCCGGGTGGTCTTCGCGGGATACCAGCCGGAGATAGCCCCTTTCTACCGGCTGATGGACGTACTGGTCATCCCCTCGTTCAGCGAAGGCATGCCCAACGTGGCCCTGGAAGCCATGGCCTGCGGCCTGCCCGTGGTGGCCTCTGCAGTGGGAGGGGTGCCGGAGACGGTCCCCGACCGCGTCACGGGCAGGCTCGTGCCCCCCGGAGACCCCAGGGCCCTGGCCGAAGCGATCATCGAGACGGTGGATGACCCGGAAACAGCGCGGGCGTGGGGAGAGGCGGGATTGGCCAGGGTGCGGGAGCTATTCTCCCCCGACGCCCGGGCCGCGCGCATGGAATCGATCTACTCCGAGGCAGCGCGAAGACATGGAGGGACGGCATGA
- a CDS encoding glycosyltransferase family 4 protein, whose amino-acid sequence MSAKKVMFINYLIWSPESPNFKFKYELFSRWYTGRMLHLSSSTGEQKAGNFLFTSYRYRANILARQAGYLLYCLKTAWKMRPLDYIVAYDPGICGFIGLLARLIAGGKLVVEVNTDHLYTPKDATVGLFRHVAEKIKLALMRLSLPRADAIKFINQPIAQNYRKVFGLNGGGPKQATFFSYIATQAFRESRSDGGYILLVGHPFDIKGVDVMLKAFRRISPDYPDLKLKIIGHCPDLGPYQELAQGNPNVIFNKGMVYKDIIAEFEGCRFYVSASRTEGIPRVVIEAMSCGKAVIGSRAGGIPEVIEDGTTGLLFESENDADLAAKMRILLDDPERCGQMGEAGLTRAQAHFSPDNYANTYHQFLKSLD is encoded by the coding sequence ATGAGCGCGAAGAAAGTGATGTTCATCAACTATCTCATCTGGTCTCCCGAGAGCCCCAACTTCAAGTTCAAGTACGAACTCTTCTCGCGCTGGTATACGGGCAGGATGCTGCACCTTTCCTCCTCCACCGGGGAGCAGAAGGCCGGCAACTTCCTGTTCACGTCATACCGCTATCGCGCGAATATCCTGGCAAGGCAGGCCGGCTACCTGCTTTACTGCCTGAAAACGGCCTGGAAGATGCGCCCCCTGGACTACATCGTGGCCTACGATCCGGGCATCTGCGGCTTCATAGGCCTGCTGGCGAGACTCATCGCCGGCGGCAAGCTCGTGGTGGAGGTGAACACGGATCATCTTTACACTCCCAAGGACGCAACCGTCGGGCTGTTCAGGCACGTGGCCGAAAAGATCAAACTCGCCCTCATGCGCCTGAGCCTGCCCAGAGCCGACGCGATCAAGTTCATCAACCAGCCCATCGCCCAAAACTACCGGAAGGTCTTCGGTTTGAACGGAGGAGGGCCGAAGCAGGCCACATTCTTCTCCTACATCGCCACCCAGGCGTTCCGGGAATCCAGGTCCGACGGCGGGTACATCCTCCTGGTGGGCCACCCCTTCGACATCAAGGGCGTCGACGTGATGCTCAAGGCGTTCCGGCGCATAAGCCCCGACTACCCGGACCTCAAGCTCAAGATCATCGGCCATTGCCCGGATTTAGGCCCCTATCAGGAGCTGGCTCAAGGCAACCCCAACGTCATCTTCAACAAGGGCATGGTCTACAAGGACATCATCGCCGAATTCGAGGGGTGCCGCTTCTATGTTTCCGCATCAAGGACCGAGGGCATTCCTCGAGTGGTCATCGAAGCCATGTCCTGCGGCAAGGCGGTCATCGGTTCACGGGCTGGCGGCATTCCTGAAGTGATCGAGGACGGGACGACGGGGCTCCTGTTCGAGTCCGAGAACGACGCGGACCTGGCCGCGAAGATGCGCATCCTGCTCGATGATCCCGAACGGTGCGGGCAAATGGGCGAGGCCGGGCTCACCCGCGCGCAGGCGCACTTTTCGCCGGACAACTATGCGAACACCTACCACCAGTTCCTGAAATCCCTGGACTGA
- a CDS encoding glycosyltransferase, producing MARKRILQVVYSLGVGGSEMVARDIALGLTQLGWENAVCALEQDGALRHELENAHIKTFVSGRTGGVWKTMLEVFRIIRTVKPDIVHTHHLYELFYAWPGAVVSGAKIIHTEHERFSLEPIHKRVMLRVLAALCSMVTVVNEDVENFLLTKVRIPKKRIALIRNGVDVKRISNAEEVRESLGLDADKPVVGIVARLESEKDHHMLLRAFALVVAAVPDAQLLVIGEGSLRRGLESLAESLGIQDNVHFLGVRRDIPELMKSLDVAVLSSKAEGLPLCILEAMAAGKPVVATRVGGIPDVVRDGHTGLLVQPGSETDMARAIITLLTDDSLRERYGLEGQQTVTKDYNASRALDRYIGLYADGNSKSRVM from the coding sequence GTGGCCAGAAAACGTATTCTTCAGGTGGTATACTCATTGGGTGTCGGCGGCTCCGAAATGGTGGCCCGCGACATCGCGCTGGGCCTGACGCAACTTGGCTGGGAAAACGCAGTGTGCGCCCTGGAGCAGGATGGAGCGTTGCGGCACGAATTGGAGAACGCCCACATCAAAACGTTCGTATCCGGCCGCACCGGAGGGGTCTGGAAAACGATGCTCGAGGTTTTTCGGATCATCCGGACAGTGAAGCCGGACATCGTCCACACCCATCATCTTTATGAGCTTTTCTACGCCTGGCCCGGCGCGGTCGTTTCCGGAGCCAAGATCATCCATACCGAGCATGAACGCTTCTCGCTGGAGCCCATTCACAAACGGGTGATGCTGCGTGTGCTTGCCGCCCTGTGCAGCATGGTGACAGTTGTCAACGAAGACGTGGAAAACTTCCTACTGACCAAGGTCCGCATTCCCAAAAAACGCATCGCGCTGATCCGCAACGGCGTTGATGTGAAGCGGATCAGCAACGCTGAAGAGGTGCGCGAGTCTTTGGGATTGGACGCGGATAAACCTGTGGTCGGCATTGTGGCGAGGCTTGAGAGCGAAAAGGACCATCACATGCTTTTGAGGGCGTTCGCCCTTGTTGTCGCGGCTGTGCCTGACGCGCAGCTTCTCGTGATCGGTGAAGGATCCTTGCGGCGCGGCCTCGAATCGTTGGCCGAAAGCCTCGGTATCCAAGACAACGTGCACTTCCTCGGCGTGCGCAGAGACATTCCCGAGCTCATGAAATCCTTGGACGTCGCGGTCTTGTCATCCAAGGCGGAAGGGCTGCCGCTGTGCATCCTCGAAGCGATGGCGGCCGGTAAGCCCGTGGTGGCCACCCGGGTTGGCGGGATCCCCGACGTCGTGCGCGACGGACATACCGGCCTGCTCGTCCAACCCGGGAGCGAAACGGACATGGCCAGGGCGATCATAACGCTGCTGACCGACGACTCCCTGCGTGAGCGATACGGCCTGGAAGGACAACAAACCGTTACCAAGGACTACAACGCGAGCCGAGCGCTCGACCGTTATATTGGCCTCTACGCGGACGGAAACTCCAAATCGAGGGTCATGTAA